In Candidatus Bathyarchaeia archaeon, a genomic segment contains:
- a CDS encoding GNAT family N-acetyltransferase, with product MSAVSYRKARVEDFPGMLSLIRTSFDGVLREHGFFDASPFASSKMPAIPQQGFPWFEMGLKEDSEGFWVAEVEGKMAGLTLSWVRGSLWYLAHLFVSPEHQGLNIGQNLMEKAMKHHKNSAITNRALVTFAYNPVSISLYARHGIYPREPLYWMEGPSQNVKTNASSTKLRSEKVVDFEKSRRILSKIDELSLGYPREKNHEFLQSLPTVQCHLFSIGNEPIGYAYVWKNGRVGPLASVMHEIFRDVLKSAFKLAAAEGAATVGIAATGSNEQLMQVALEQKMRILDNYLFMSSKPFSNFSNYVLYPTGAML from the coding sequence TTGTCGGCCGTCTCATATCGGAAGGCGCGAGTGGAAGACTTCCCAGGAATGCTCAGTCTCATCAGAACCTCTTTTGACGGTGTCTTGCGAGAGCACGGATTCTTCGACGCGTCACCCTTCGCCTCCTCGAAAATGCCCGCGATTCCTCAGCAAGGCTTTCCCTGGTTCGAAATGGGCCTGAAAGAGGATAGCGAGGGATTCTGGGTCGCAGAAGTCGAAGGGAAAATGGCCGGACTGACATTGAGCTGGGTCCGAGGATCGCTTTGGTATCTAGCCCATCTGTTCGTATCTCCTGAGCACCAGGGCCTCAACATCGGACAGAACCTCATGGAGAAAGCGATGAAACACCACAAGAACTCCGCCATCACGAATAGAGCGTTGGTGACCTTCGCCTACAACCCTGTGTCCATTTCCCTTTACGCGCGTCACGGAATCTATCCCCGCGAACCGCTCTACTGGATGGAGGGTCCAAGCCAGAATGTGAAGACCAATGCTTCGAGTACGAAATTGCGAAGCGAGAAAGTCGTCGACTTTGAGAAAAGCAGACGCATTCTTTCGAAAATAGATGAGCTCAGTCTCGGTTATCCTCGAGAGAAGAACCACGAGTTTCTGCAGAGCCTTCCAACTGTTCAATGCCACCTATTTTCAATTGGGAACGAACCCATCGGATACGCGTACGTCTGGAAGAATGGAAGGGTAGGTCCATTAGCGTCCGTCATGCATGAAATATTTCGCGATGTCTTGAAGTCAGCTTTCAAGCTCGCCGCAGCCGAAGGAGCAGCGACCGTGGGTATCGCAGCGACAGGCTCGAATGAACAATTGATGCAGGTCGCTTTGGAACAGAAGATGAGAATCCTGGACAACTATCTCTTCATGTCGTCTAAACCCTTCTCTAACTTTTCCAACTACGTGTTGTACCCAACAGGCGCGATGCTCTAG